A segment of the Mangrovimonas sp. YM274 genome:
AGGTATATTGTTTTGGCGGGCAAAGGCAATAAATAAGTGGGTAAAGTCTTGACAGACACCATGACGATTTTCAATAATTTCATCTAGTAAGCTGCCTATATGGGTTACACCTGTCTTAAAATAGAGGAAGAGGTACGCCCAATGATTAAGTGCTGTTAGATTGTCCATAATGGACTTGGAGGAATCAAAAACAAAGAGGCTTTTATATTTTGAAAGAAGTTTAGTGAGTTCTGTAGATGTTAGATACTCCTCATTCTCAACTTTAAAATTTAAGTTGTTAATGTTTTCCAATTCTTGGGAAGGTTCTTGTTTTGAGTTGAATACAAATGGATTGATTTCTTCCTTTGTTAATTTAAATTCGGCTTCAAACTGAATGGCCTTGAAAGGCTCTTTGCAGTGGATTCTGGCCGTTTGGAAATTATATCCATTTATAGAATGCTCGATTCGGGCATTTACTGAAGTTTTAAAATCACTAA
Coding sequences within it:
- a CDS encoding transglutaminase family protein, which codes for MAFEYTIKYKSNNTYENPVFEAYWQFMIIPENNDSQKLVFSDFKTSVNARIEHSINGYNFQTARIHCKEPFKAIQFEAEFKLTKEEINPFVFNSKQEPSQELENINNLNFKVENEEYLTSTELTKLLSKYKSLFVFDSSKSIMDNLTALNHWAYLFLYFKTGVTHIGSLLDEIIENRHGVCQDFTHLFIAFARQNNIPARYVSGYLHQGDGFFGDSQMHAWAEAFIPEIGWIGFDPANDILADHNHIKVSHGKDYNDCSPIKGVIYSTGKNETQHSVEVTYQQ